Genomic segment of Sebastes fasciatus isolate fSebFas1 chromosome 3, fSebFas1.pri, whole genome shotgun sequence:
CTGTGTTTGAACAAGATCACATAATTACGACGCCCTATTGGgtccattgtaggtaaaaaaaaaaattattacgAAGCCAGGGGAGGGGAATAATATACCgagaaaagaaataattttACTGCTGGGCAGTTAGCATGTTTATCAGAGCTTGAAATCAATACGTACAGTATGTAATCCGTTtaattgtgaactgggaagtatagagagctgtgaacgccgtgtagggaggaggtcggggtgggtgTTTTTCGGTGGTTGGACCCAGGagaccagaagtcaaagttgatttatatatcacgtaacttctgtacttaagttacgctacttccagagttatttcaacCCTAACCAGGATcttgtcctaaacctaactaagtacttttgttgcctagtttcattttgaagactggagtggaaattgacacatgcgtcacgtgttgctggattcgtaggaaaacgcacaaaaaatacattgttgaaagtcgtgctgagcgtcacgaaaaaaaagctaaatcatgTCTATGTACGCAAATCAAATTTCGTGATTATTTCACAAACGTCATTTGATCCATggttaagataaaaaaaatattcattagtGTTTGAAGTATTACTTTTAAAATAGAGAAACGTTAGTGTATGTTCCAAGGACATTCAAACCACATTCGATTTTTGTATAAGACACCTGtttaataaacataaaacatttcCCATCTGATATGTGATAAAGTAAAATTAGTTAGAGCtttaaatatagtatatatataatgtaaaaaaaaaacagagttcAACATGACGCAAATCAGCAGGATGAACAGCCCACGTAGGCTGTGAAACCAGACTGAAAATTAGTCAAAAGACGTATAACCTTTTAGATCATAAAGGTCAAAACCGTgtcactgcagcagcagagaatagagaaaaaaacattttaaacactgGATATTTACAGACTGTTTATTCAGCTTAACAACGTTATTAtgcaaatttaatttattctgtattttcaaCCTTTCCCTTCTAGAATTGGTTGAGACCTCCCTTCACCAGCGAATCCTTTCTTTCCCCCTGTAAACTGGTGGAAATCGTCTCCGTCGAGGTGACCTCTTCTGTGGATACTTTCGCATCCTGCGGGCCAGAGGCAGCACTTCTAGAGAAGATGAGAAGTGAAAGCAGACACGAGTCGACCAGTTCCAACTTCTCCAACCCCATTTACTCCCAGCTGtgtccgcctcctcctccgcctcctcctcctgtctcctcgcTCACTGCGGGGAATCTGGCGCCCTGCGCCGCTGAAACACCTTATGGGCCTGTTGGTGGTCAAGCTGAAGGTAAAAATGCAGAACAGGATGAGGATGAAGTGAGAGCAAAAGAAGCAGAGATTCGCCAGTTGCTCTCCAAAGGCAGCAACAACAGTGAGCCTATGCTGGTAGTTTCAGACTATGAGAAGGCTGAGAAGCTCCACGTCGAGCGCGCCAGGCTCCAGAGTTTAGATTCAGGCGTGTGCAGTGGCGAAGAGGTCAGTCAAGAGAGCCTGGAGGCAGATAGCATCAATGTGACAGACGAGGGGCCTGAAggcgaggaggagagggaggcggGGAACGAAAAAGACGTAGTTATTCAGAAGTTGTTTGAAGGCAGTGGAGGTGATTTTGGCAAAGGGCCCATTCAGGTTTGTTCCGGTTACGAGCAAGTCCAGAAGCTGCAGGCTGACAGCCCCGAGCTGGATTCAGGTATTAGCAGCGGGGGCGAGGAGCAGGTGagtcaggaggagagtcaggaGGAGAGCCTGGAGGAGAGCCTGGAGGACGCTGATAAATCCACTGAATCCACCAGCctcctgtttcctcctcctcttcctcctcctcctccttacagcGTCTCACCCTTTTTCACACCACAGCCGTTGAACTTTTTCACACATTTGAGTCCAGCTCTGCATCCTCAGCATTTACTTGAGACCACTGCTCTAATGTCAACTACCAGGTCAGTGGAGCCCTCTGGTGACGGATATATGTAAGACAGACGGCAAATGCTGTACAACACAGTATGTGGTATCATAACAGCCCGACAGCCAGAGGAGTCAGTTTGTTAATTGTTCTCT
This window contains:
- the LOC141765044 gene encoding uncharacterized protein LOC141765044, whose protein sequence is MGRKKKTHLMFLLLALLCVGAAQTEICPSDPDIAGTDLSCESDYNRIITCVWNSTSASDLPDNVCTLKATQTSKRVNYNAKCKLEPVDVSRPTLRKCTLIFNIDGRFQSFHNLSMNLNCNPGNQTLKVYFMPACHIKLNPPPQPRINFTTASWFSQVVNNPRFDEETYSCQLQWKHQDQSWSESNVLNTSCEWDCSVELNLDELIQGERYEARVRAKISGNDYKSMWSDWSPTASWVSPIGGTKEPPPDKGFPGGFLAIIAGAAAFSIFLVVLRFKTDKTTWVYVVKTIRGKPIPDPADSFLQHGDFKNWLRPPFTSESFLSPCKLVEIVSVEVTSSVDTFASCGPEAALLEKMRSESRHESTSSNFSNPIYSQLCPPPPPPPPPVSSLTAGNLAPCAAETPYGPVGGQAEGKNAEQDEDEVRAKEAEIRQLLSKGSNNSEPMLVVSDYEKAEKLHVERARLQSLDSGVCSGEEVSQESLEADSINVTDEGPEGEEEREAGNEKDVVIQKLFEGSGGDFGKGPIQVCSGYEQVQKLQADSPELDSGISSGGEEQVSQEESQEESLEESLEDADKSTESTSLLFPPPLPPPPPYSVSPFFTPQPLNFFTHLSPALHPQHLLETTALMSTTRSVEPSGDGYM